A stretch of the Massilia sp. W12 genome encodes the following:
- a CDS encoding cupin domain-containing protein, which yields MHTWSWENLCALPQSLLTLSDQDGEPAGRILLSEYIHALLNGIEHRYAAGWRFFQQHPQMLQDFSEPEVSRNDILQAIPERLFAPLLWVFIGGAKTGTGLHQDVLHTHAWLAVLQGGKRVALHAPADFEADFAQRQQQARAVLQSGTEQDGWLYFFLQAGDILLIPAGWWHVVENTAPTLALTRNFALPEQRAQIYASAQEQSLTRILPWLASEVCV from the coding sequence ATGCACACTTGGAGCTGGGAGAATCTGTGCGCCCTGCCGCAATCTCTATTAACCTTGAGCGACCAGGATGGCGAGCCAGCTGGACGAATTCTCCTTTCTGAATATATCCATGCCCTGTTAAACGGGATAGAACATCGTTATGCCGCCGGCTGGCGTTTCTTCCAGCAACACCCGCAAATGTTGCAAGATTTCAGCGAGCCGGAGGTAAGCCGGAATGATATTTTGCAGGCAATTCCAGAGCGTCTGTTTGCACCTTTGCTGTGGGTTTTTATTGGCGGCGCTAAAACCGGCACCGGACTGCATCAGGACGTCTTGCACACCCATGCCTGGCTCGCTGTGCTGCAAGGCGGCAAGCGGGTGGCGCTGCATGCGCCAGCGGATTTTGAGGCTGACTTTGCGCAAAGGCAGCAACAGGCCCGGGCTGTATTGCAAAGCGGGACTGAGCAAGATGGATGGCTGTACTTTTTTTTGCAAGCAGGCGATATTTTACTGATCCCGGCGGGCTGGTGGCATGTTGTGGAAAATACTGCGCCGACATTGGCGCTGACCCGCAACTTTGCTTTACCTGAGCAACGCGCCCAAATTTACGCCAGCGCCCAAGAACAGTCGCTCACCCGGATTTTGCCCTGGCTGGCGAGCGAGGTCTGTGTATGA